The proteins below come from a single Alnus glutinosa chromosome 9, dhAlnGlut1.1, whole genome shotgun sequence genomic window:
- the LOC133877873 gene encoding protein FAF-like, chloroplastic — protein MSTPLSKSRRFSSFQNIDEEAKAVEKQGIVTILGSDCERTKAASLRRTLSADMSSKKWLAQNGFSPMKKIASSERISASLADSSSSSEGEEDYEERKEKLEGRAQFDMWSSILSQKANEDTSTPLPPPYIHPLVKRSASSLNEKSLEICTESLGSETGSDGFSSYPSSETGEEEEEEEQQQLQLQEDLKMIMCSESFDGEELRVAKYNNHYANSCKKSEAKSFPPPLPSLSREDGASLRMQSRRDNGRLVLEAVSVPLQNRFRAQRHDGRLVLTLVDSATLSNEVAEDEEEEEEQEELGDFEEVYDDDDEDEDEDEEDEREEEDEEDEEMEQAPTFSSRVINVHRLALMMNKPIGIAGRNPTWPRKFNEVVKFQDDETEPELTQVTKSLPPRPRVARLMPSKPAASSTASVNSYEYYWRAKPTQNPAAAVKNNTNNLIISKNIAAANDQNRGNKGDYFLPLSKGCKEPRRSLLFWEPYCIATS, from the coding sequence ATGTCAACTCCTTTGAGCAAGAGCCGCCGCTTCTCTTCGTTTCAGAACATTGATGAAGAGGCTAAGGCGGTCGAAAAGCAGGGCATCGTCACCATTCTTGGGTCGGACTGCGAAAGAACCAAAGCTGCTTCTCTAAGAAGAACTCTATCCGCCGACATGTCGTCCAAGAAATGGCTGGCTCAAAACGGGTTCTCTCCTATGAAAAAGATCGCGTCCTCTGAACGAATTTCTGCCTCTTTAGCAGATTCATCGTCCTCGTCTGAAGGAGAAGAAGACTACGAAGAAAGGAAGGAGAAGCTCGAAGGGCGAGCACAGTTCGATATGTGGAGCTCGATTTTGTCTCAGAAGGCCAACGAGGACACATCCACACCACTTCCACCTCCTTATATTCACCCTCTTGTGAAGAGATCGGCGAGCTCTTTGAACGAAAAGAGTCTCGAAATATGCACGGAGAGCCTCGGGTCGGAGACCGGCTCCGACGGGTTCTCGTCGTACCCATCGTCGGAGacgggagaagaagaagaagaagaagagcaacaACAACTACAACTACAAGAAGATCTGAAGATGATCATGTGCTCTGAATCTTTTGATGGGGAGGAATTGAGGGTGGCAAAGTATAACAACCACTACGCTAATTCTTGTAAGAAATCAGAGGCTAAATCGTTCCCCCCAcctcttccttctctctctcgaGAAGACGGCGCGTCTCTCCGCATGCAGTCTCGCCGTGACAATGGCCGATTAGTCCTCGAAGCCGTCTCCGTCCCTTTGCAGAACCGCTTCCGCGCTCAACGGCATGACGGCCGCCTTGTCCTCACTCTCGTCGACAGTGCTACTCTCTCAAACGAAGTAgcagaagatgaagaagaagaagaagaacaggaaGAACTTGGAGACTTCGAGGAAGTCTATGATGATGacgatgaagatgaagatgaagatgaagaagacgAACGCGAAGAGGAGGATGAAGAAGACGAAGAGATGGAGCAAGCGCCGACGTTTTCAAGTAGGGTGATAAACGTGCATAGATTAGCTCTAATGATGAACAAGCCCATTGGGATAGCCGGCAGAAATCCGACATGGCCACGCAAGTTCAACGAAGTTGTCAAATTCCAAGACGATGAAACGGAGCCGGAGCTAACACAAGTAACAAAATCTCTGCCACCTCGGCCCCGCGTGGCTCGGCTCATGCCGTCAAAGCCGGCAGCGTCATCCACGGCTTCCGTCAATTCTTACGAGTACTATTGGCGGGCCAAGCCGACCCAAAACCCGGCGGCGGCCgtcaaaaacaacacaaacaacCTCATCATCTCCAAAAATATCGCGGCGGCAAATGATCAGAACAGAGGAAACAAAGGAGATTACTTTCTTCCTTTGTCAAAGGGCTGCAAGGAGCCAcgaaggtctcttcttttctGGGAGCCCTATTGCATTGCCACCTCCTGA